Within the Arthrobacter caoxuetaonis genome, the region CGTGGCCCGGCTCGGCGGCGACGAGTTCGCCGTCCTGCTTCCCGAAACGAGCCTCACCGCGGCCATGGGCGTGGCGGCAAGGGTCCAGGAAGCCCTCACCGAATGCATCAGGGTCGACGAGCTCGACGTCTGGCCCCGTGCCAGCATCGGAGCGCACGCCGGGCAGGCAGGGGAGAGCGCCGAAGACATCATGGTCCGGGCAGACACCGCTATGTACGCGGCGAAGGAAGCCGGGAGGGGGCAAAACAAGGCTTTCGAGCCGGTTATGCTCTACTCCCGCCAGCTCCGCCGTGACATGGCTGCCGAGCTGCGCCAGGGCGTGGGACGAGATGAGCTTTTCCTGGATTACCAGCCCGTCGTGGAGCTGGCCAGCGGCCGGATGATCGGTGTGGAAGCGCTGATCCGCTGGCAGCACCCGCAGCGCGGACTCGTTATGCCCGATGACTTCATTCCCATCGCCGAGGAGACCGGGATCATCCTGGATCTGGGGCGCTGGGTGCTGCGGGCTGCCCTGGAACAGGTGGCCCGCTGGGAAGGGGAACTGGCGCTGGAACCGGATTTCAAAGTCCGGGTCAACCTCTCCGCCATGGAACTGCAGCGGCTGGACCTGGTGGACCATGTCCGGCAGGCGCTTACCGAAACCGGGATCAGTCCGGGCCGCCTGATCATCGAAATCACGGAAAGCGCGTTCGTCAGCGGCGGTGACGTTGAAATGTACTCGCTCCGGTCACTCAGTGCCCTCGGCGTCGGGATTGAAATCGACGACTTCGGGACAGGCTATTCCTCCATCAGCTACCTCCGCCGGCTGCCTGTCCACACCGTGAAGGTGGACCGCAGCCTGATTCGTGACATCAGCGCTGATCCGGGTCAGCGGCACTTTGTGGATGCGGTCCACGGCCTGATCCAGGCGGCCGGCATGGAAGCGGTCTTCGAAGGGATCGAGACCCTGGACCAAGCCGCGGACCTCCTGGTCCTGGGCTGCCGAAGCGGCCAGGGGTACTACTTCAGCAGGCCGCTCGCCGCGCGGCAGGTTGCCGACATCCTGGAAACGGGAGCCGTGCTTCCATTGGTCCAGGCACCCGCGAATTCCACCGGAGCAGGGTAGCGCGGCGGGTCAGGCCTCCAGCCCCAGTGCGGCAGCAATGTCTTCCTTGGCGGCGGCCAGCCGGTCCGCCGCGGCGGCACGCGCACGCGCCAGGCCGGCACGGCCGTCAACCGGCTCGATGACTTCCAGGTAACACTTGAGCTTGGGCTCGGTGCCCGACGGCCGGACGATGATCCGGGTGCCGTCCTCCGTCAGGTAGAGCAGGCCGTCGGTCGGAGGCAGCGCTTCGGAACCGGCTGAGAGGTCGACGGCGTTCACCACCGGGGACCCGGCGAGGGACGACGGCGGCTGTGCGCGCAGGCGCGTCATCATCTGCGGAATGAGGGAGAGGTTCTCCACCCGCACCGAGAGCTGGTCTGAAGCATGCAGCCCGTGTTCCAGCGCAAGGTCATCGAGCATATCGAACAAGGTGCGGCCGTCGGCTTTCAGGGCGGCCGCAAGTTCGGCGATCAGCAGGCCGGCGGAGATGCCGTCCTTGTCCCTGACCAGCGCCGGTGCCACGCAGTATCCCAGGGCTTCCTCATACCCGTACACAAGTCCGGGGACCCGCGATATCCACTTGAAGCCGGTCAGCGTTTCCTGGTGGGCGAATCCGGCCGCAGCGGCGATGCGGGCAAGCAAACGGGAGGAGACGATCGAATTTGCGAAGACGGGAGTATTGGAATCCGGGCGCAGCCGGTGGTGGCCGGACCGGATCCGGTCGGCAATGTGTGCACCCAGCAGCGCCCCCGTTTCATCCCCGCGCAGCATCCGCCACTGGCCGGTGGCAGGATCCTGGGCGGCGACGGCAGCACGGTCGGCATCCGGGTCGTTGGCCAGGACAATGTCCGCACCGGTTTCGGCTGCCATGCCCACTGCCAGGTCCAGCGCTCCGGGTTCCTCCGGGTTGGGGAAGGCCACGGTCGGGAAGTCGGGATCGGGCTCCGCCTGTGCAGCCACAAGCTTCACCGAGGAGAATCCGGCGTCGCGCAGGACCGCCGTCATG harbors:
- a CDS encoding putative bifunctional diguanylate cyclase/phosphodiesterase, giving the protein MTEGQPADTRLQQVVDGIVRIAAGDLSTRIRTSPNRDDVDAVITGINLLAEELNSVYQEFEERVESRTIELQAAHRQMQRMAMSDALTGMANRTALMHGIEAALLSSEDGAKRPSVLMIDLDAFKDINDSFGHQTGDQVLVEVARRIRWAVRRGDTVARLGGDEFAVLLPETSLTAAMGVAARVQEALTECIRVDELDVWPRASIGAHAGQAGESAEDIMVRADTAMYAAKEAGRGQNKAFEPVMLYSRQLRRDMAAELRQGVGRDELFLDYQPVVELASGRMIGVEALIRWQHPQRGLVMPDDFIPIAEETGIILDLGRWVLRAALEQVARWEGELALEPDFKVRVNLSAMELQRLDLVDHVRQALTETGISPGRLIIEITESAFVSGGDVEMYSLRSLSALGVGIEIDDFGTGYSSISYLRRLPVHTVKVDRSLIRDISADPGQRHFVDAVHGLIQAAGMEAVFEGIETLDQAADLLVLGCRSGQGYYFSRPLAARQVADILETGAVLPLVQAPANSTGAG
- a CDS encoding phospho-sugar mutase, yielding MTLTAMEREELFNEARIWADTDPDPATAAELRTLLAAAEAEAAAESGTAAALEELADRFSGTLEFGTAGLRAALGAGPRRMNRAVVRRTAAGIASFLQDRSEGWIPSAVIGYDARHNSKAFALETAAVFSAAGIEAFLLPCTLPTPVLAYAVRALDTDAGVMVTASHNPAQDNGYKVYLGGRTVKGPGRGAQIVPPYDAEIAARIDYTLPLSSIETAPEGWTDVSESIAADYINAVDALVNHDGYPARDLRIVLTPMHGVGGETMTAVLRDAGFSSVKLVAAQAEPDPDFPTVAFPNPEEPGALDLAVGMAAETGADIVLANDPDADRAAVAAQDPATGQWRMLRGDETGALLGAHIADRIRSGHHRLRPDSNTPVFANSIVSSRLLARIAAAAGFAHQETLTGFKWISRVPGLVYGYEEALGYCVAPALVRDKDGISAGLLIAELAAALKADGRTLFDMLDDLALEHGLHASDQLSVRVENLSLIPQMMTRLRAQPPSSLAGSPVVNAVDLSAGSEALPPTDGLLYLTEDGTRIIVRPSGTEPKLKCYLEVIEPVDGRAGLARARAAAADRLAAAKEDIAAALGLEA